One Deinococcus cellulosilyticus NBRC 106333 = KACC 11606 DNA segment encodes these proteins:
- a CDS encoding DUF6891 domain-containing protein, producing the protein MEDWKEIEEQMRLRIWGGFDTAETFKQWFLVDYVTDWRNPDNRAPFEALVDRLFGEFREEQKSWEFPTDHDLLQQAFAELERQGVMVLQNMKGTSSSAPYEALDELKERSMEFEVIYRLQRSGIIDAFDELEIEDKFYYGWLDSKPVKIEGYVYYTGHHVDKVIENGKLYLGYQDFYNDLKIKQDIAEAIFRTLKDAGLQVAWEGEASRKIEVHMKWQKRE; encoded by the coding sequence ATGGAAGATTGGAAAGAAATTGAAGAGCAAATGCGTCTACGAATCTGGGGTGGTTTTGACACTGCAGAGACTTTTAAGCAATGGTTTCTTGTGGATTATGTGACAGATTGGAGAAATCCAGATAATCGTGCGCCCTTTGAGGCCCTGGTGGACCGTCTGTTTGGGGAATTTCGAGAGGAACAAAAAAGCTGGGAATTTCCTACGGATCATGACCTTCTACAGCAAGCTTTTGCTGAACTGGAACGCCAAGGCGTCATGGTGTTGCAGAACATGAAGGGCACTTCCTCTTCAGCACCATATGAAGCATTGGATGAGTTAAAAGAAAGGTCTATGGAATTTGAGGTCATTTACAGGCTCCAGCGATCTGGCATTATAGATGCATTTGACGAACTGGAAATAGAAGATAAATTTTATTATGGCTGGTTGGATTCAAAGCCCGTAAAAATCGAGGGTTATGTTTATTACACGGGTCATCATGTGGACAAGGTGATTGAGAATGGGAAGCTCTATCTGGGATATCAGGATTTTTACAACGATCTTAAGATCAAACAAGACATTGCTGAAGCCATTTTCAGAACCCTGAAGGATGCAGGATTGCAGGTGGCCTGGGAAGGCGAAGCCAGCCGTAAAATCGAAGTCCACATGAAGTGGCAGAAACGGGAGTAA
- a CDS encoding ATP-binding protein translates to MSDVLRQHAEKQFAHELAALKNFDDRPKPPSWQLSPSAVITYLMGGQLPDGTEISAKYVGSRRLMEIAVSTLATDRALLLYGVPGTAKSWVSEHLAAAISGDSTLLIQGTAGTSEEAIRYGWNYARLLSEGPSRAALVDSPMMRAMQDGKLCRIEELTRIPSDVQDTLITVLSEKTLPVPELNTEIQAVKGFNVIATANNRDKGVNELSSALKRRFNTVILPVPDSSEEEIQIVQKRVTDLGRALEIPSEPPALEEIRRIVTIFRELRNGVTEDGKTKLKSPSGTLSTAEAISVVSQGLSLAAHFGDAVLRPHDVAAGLVGAIVKDPVQDRVVWHEYLETVVKERSGWKDVYRACKEVS, encoded by the coding sequence ATGAGTGACGTCTTACGCCAGCACGCCGAAAAACAATTTGCCCACGAACTCGCTGCCCTCAAAAACTTTGATGACCGTCCAAAACCCCCAAGCTGGCAACTCAGCCCCTCTGCAGTGATCACCTACCTGATGGGCGGGCAACTCCCAGACGGCACCGAGATCAGTGCAAAATACGTGGGCAGCCGTCGCCTGATGGAAATTGCGGTGTCCACCCTTGCCACCGACCGTGCCCTGTTGCTTTATGGTGTGCCTGGAACGGCAAAAAGCTGGGTGTCTGAGCACCTTGCTGCTGCGATTTCCGGTGATTCCACCCTCTTGATTCAGGGCACCGCTGGAACCAGCGAGGAAGCCATCCGCTACGGCTGGAATTACGCCCGACTCCTCTCCGAAGGTCCAAGCCGTGCCGCTCTGGTGGACAGTCCCATGATGCGGGCCATGCAGGACGGCAAACTGTGCCGAATTGAAGAACTGACCCGCATTCCCAGCGACGTGCAGGACACCCTGATCACCGTGCTCTCCGAAAAAACCCTCCCTGTTCCGGAACTCAACACCGAAATCCAGGCGGTCAAGGGCTTCAATGTGATCGCCACTGCCAACAACCGGGACAAAGGGGTCAATGAACTCTCCAGCGCACTGAAACGCCGCTTCAACACCGTGATCCTTCCTGTGCCAGACAGCTCAGAAGAGGAAATCCAGATTGTGCAGAAGCGTGTGACGGACCTGGGCCGTGCCCTGGAAATCCCCAGCGAACCCCCAGCCCTCGAAGAAATCCGCCGCATTGTCACCATCTTCCGCGAACTTCGCAATGGCGTCACCGAAGACGGCAAGACCAAGCTGAAAAGCCCCTCTGGAACCTTATCCACTGCAGAGGCCATCTCTGTGGTGAGCCAGGGCCTGAGTCTTGCTGCCCACTTTGGAGATGCGGTCCTGAGACCCCACGATGTGGCTGCAGGGCTGGTCGGGGCCATCGTCAAAGATCCTGTGCAGGACAGGGTGGTCTGGCATGAATACCTGGAAACCGTGGTGAAGGAACGCTCAGGATGGAAGGACGTTTACCGGGCCTGCAAGGAAGTCAGCTGA